A single window of Castor canadensis chromosome 3, mCasCan1.hap1v2, whole genome shotgun sequence DNA harbors:
- the LOC109681048 gene encoding olfactory receptor 4K13-like has translation MDMLNENSNISEFILLGLSSSQETQIYFFVIFFLVYVAIIVGNLLIVISVIFDHRLHSPMYFLLANLSFFDLCLSSVATPKVIADFLIKCKSISLWGCMAQMFLMHFFGGGEMSLLIAMAIDRYVAICKPLHYKTIMNHRMLILFLLLSWTIGFIHTTSQMVFIVGLPFCGPNVVDSIFCDLSLVIKLACTETYILELLVIADSGLLSLVCFILLLISYIIMLVTICQHSSSVPSKAVSTLSTHITVVTLFFGPAIFIYAFPFKSYSVDKFLSVFYSVITPFLNPIIYTLRNQEMKAAIKRLSSQHIGYCLAP, from the coding sequence atggatatgttaaatgaaaattcaaatatttctgaGTTTATCCTTCTGGGACTTTCCAGTTCTCAAGAaactcaaatatatttttttgttatCTTCTTTCTTGTCTATGTAGCTATTATAGTGGGGAATCTCCTAATTGTGATCTCTGTGATATTTGATCATCGTCTTCACTCTCCTATGTATTTCCTTTTagcaaatttatcattttttgatTTATGTCTTTCCTCTGTGGCAACTCCCAAAGTGATTGCAGACTTCCTTATAAAATGTAAGTCTATCTCATTATGGGGCTGCATGGCCCAGATGTTTCTTATGCACTTCTTTGGGGGTGGTGAGATGTCTCTCTTAATAGCCATGGCCATAGACAGGTATGTTGCCATATGCAAGCCCTTGCACTACAAGACTATCATGAACCACAGGATGCTTATACTGTTTCTTTTGCTCTCATGGACAATTGGGTTCATACATACCACAAGTCAAATGGTTTTCATAGTGGGTTTACCTTTCTGTGGTCCAAATGTTGTAGACAGCATTTTCTGTGATCTCTCCCTCGTCATCAAGCTTGCTTGCACTGAGACCTATATCTTGGAGCTCTTGGTGATTGCAGACAGTGGGCTCCTGTCCCTGGTCTGCTTTATTCTGTTGCTCATATCCTATATTATCATGTTGGTCACCATCTGCCAGCATTCCTCCAGTGTACCCTCCAAGGCTGTGTCCACATTATCTACTCATATCACAGTAGTAACTCTCTTCTTTGGCCCAGCTATCTTCATTTATGCTTTTCCATTCAAAAGTTATTCTGTAGAtaaatttctttctgtgttttattctGTAATCACACCCTTTCTTAATCCAATTATTTATACACTAAGGAATCAGGAAATGAAGGCAGCCATCAAGAGACTAAGCAGCCAACATATTGGTTACTGCTTGGCCCCTTAA